The following are encoded together in the Culex pipiens pallens isolate TS chromosome 1, TS_CPP_V2, whole genome shotgun sequence genome:
- the LOC120416256 gene encoding osteopetrosis-associated transmembrane protein 1-like encodes MLILSFFVGVVLLASPTLAKKPHPHPIPPQGNCNQIEQFAGQFERFFKQVPLYVYPAFTICSNDNITQHYKEAMTIWANATADHICQVMNFERRSKSNPAVMMHDQLVSFWTTANCQDCLDRRNQTVEFFTEFAGLDGCIKQESDQALSPCGPCADTYQKVQGMYEALAKGHKETLCFDVEDRMNQTRHRWSAEFNCCKNKQHSKTSFIGTASAFCSVPLVFYAIMFFVTRRKERVEELVAGVTRDAEPQAGTSL; translated from the exons atgttgattcTAAGTTTTTTCGTTGGTGTCGTTTTGTTGGCAAGTCCAACCTTGGCCAAGAAGCCTCACCCGCATCCGAT TCCCCCGCAGGGCAACTGCAACCAGATCGAACAATTTGCCGGCCAGTTTGAGAGGTTCTTCAAACAGGTTCCGCTGTACGTGTATCCGGCGTTCACGATCTGCTCGAACGATAACATCACGCAGCACTACAAGGAAGCGATGACCATTTGGGCGAACGCCACGGCGGACCACATCTGCCAGGTGATGAACTTCGAGCGCCGCAGCAAGTCCAACCCGGCCGTGATGATGCACGACCAGCTGGTGTCGTTCTGGACGACGGCCAACTGCCAGGACTGTCTGGACCGGCGCAACCAGACGGTGGAGTTTTTCACGGAGTTTGCCGGGTTGGACGGGTGTATCAAGCAGGAGTCGGATCAGGCGCTGTCTCCGTGCGGACCGTGCGCGGACACTTACCAGAAGGTCCAGGGCATGTACGAGGCGTTGGCCAAGGGGCATAAAGAGACGCTGTGCTTCGATGTTGAGGACCGGATGAACCAGACGCGACATCGGTGGAGCGCGGAGTTCAACTGCTGCAAGAACAAGCAGCACTCGAAGACGAGCTTCATCGGGACGGCGTCGGCGTTCTGCAGCGTGCCGTTGGTGTTTTACGCGATCATGTTCTTTGTGACGCGGAGGAAGGAACGAGTTGAGGAGCTGGTGGCCGGGGTGACGAGGGATGCGGAACCGCAGGCGGGAACGagtctttaa
- the LOC120416237 gene encoding 5-hydroxytryptamine receptor 1A-alpha, translating to MTSFEPLGIVGGQQQQQQPYLFNNNGSSATLLDMDSPLVDGDLGNWTGPRFVQSSEEGTLDVTYAVFEGLVALMAVIGNAMVIVVFKRERRLRRRTNFYIVSLAVADFLVGLLGVPFAVLSSVGLPRNLHACLFTISLLIVLCTISIFCLVAVSVDRYWAILHPMAYSRNVRTKTAIVIISLCWLAGSIIGFLPLFGWHEKPQIDTCLFTKVMDYDYLVFLYFATIITPALIMLGFYAHIYRVIVKQLRQIVTMNPSGGLSSSSSESRRPSESSRIRISTTPSGRPGKHGHGGGTMLRVLGAAQKREVKATQNLSIIVLFFMICWIPLYTINCIVAFCRDCQIPPTLMLFCIILSHLNSAVNPLLYAYHLKDFRAALRNLIMSMLGYDVTTQDLNYRASLASQQQQIAQRHSIMDKRLSLQPKIYIDSPVYHRTQQQLLRSQQHSLVQQHSLERSESGASFQSLNTATATKKRLISSTRSDPGSPNVIVSTSAISPSESNCSTPQRYEPPPTRGTFEMWGIAEVSSINEDSGHRKSLEDLAPERASLEVDFDDLGAELQEILDNAKHHPPEEDRNVSALYSIVTAKRRSHSTCCIMAEPEVPSSLPDSVYLIENDSPTRILAKTTCNGADSVNNNNFKVNSSPVGNRPISKSFSLFANVAATTATTAKPTSHSSLFKLFASGPAGKHQRILQRSFKFNRRSLSNDK from the exons ATGACCTCGTTCGAACCGCTGGGAATCGTCGGcggccaacaacaacaacaacaaccgtaTCTCTTCAACAATAATGGTTCCTCGGCGACCCTCCTGGACATGGATAGCCCACTGGTGGACGGTGACCTCGGGAACTGGACCGGGCCCCGGTTCGTCCAGAGCTCCGAGGAGGGCACCCTGGACGTGACCTATGCCGTGTTCGAGGGTCTCGTGGCCCTGATGGCCGTCATCGGCAACGCCATGGTCATTGTGGTGTTCAAACGGGAGCGGCGACTCCGCCGGAGGACCAACTTTTACATCGTGTCCCTGGCGGTGGCGGATTTCCTCGTGGGACTGCTCGGGGTTCCGTTTGCGGTGCTTTCGTCGGTGGGTCTGCCGCGGAATCTGCACGCGTGCCTGTTTACGATCTCGCTGTTGATCGTGCTGTGCACGATTTCGATCTTCTGCCTGGTGGCCGTCTCGGTGGACCGGTACTGGGCGATTCTGCATCCGATGGCGTACTCGAGGAATGTCAGGACCAAGACGGCGATTG tcatcATCAGCCTGTGCTGGCTCGCCGGGTCCATCATCGGGTTCCTTCCCCTGTTTGGGTGGCACGAGAAGCCCCAGATCGACACGTGTCTCTTCACCAAGGTGATGGACTACGACTATCTGGTGTTTCTGTACTTTGCCACCATCATCACGCCGGCCCTCATCATGCTCGGCTTCTACGCGCACATCTATCGGGTGATTGTGAAACAG CTCCGCCAAATCGTCACGATGAACCCGTCCGGTGGCctatcctcctcctcctccgagAGCCGCCGCCCCTCGGAGAGCAGCCGCATCCGGATATCGACCACCCCAAGCGGCCGTCCCGGCAAACACGGCCACGGCGGCGGCACCATGCTGCGCGTTCTCGGCGCCGCCCAAAAGCGCGAAGTCAAAGCCACCCAGAACCTCTCGATCATCGTGCTCTTCTTCATGATCTGCTGGATCCCGCTGTACACGATCAACTGCATCGTGGCCTTCTGCCGGGACTGCCAGATCCCGCCGACGTTGATGCTGTTCTGCATCATCTTGTCCCATCTGAACTCGGCGGTTAATCCGCTGCTGTACGCGTACCACCTGAAGGACTTCCGGGCTGCGCTGCGCAATCTGATCATGAGCATGCTCGGGTACGACGTAACCACGCAGGATCTCAACTATAGGGCTAGTTTGgccagccagcagcagcagattgcCCAGCGGCACTCGATCATGGACAAGCGGCTGTCGCTGCAGCCCAAGATTTACATCG ATTCCCCCGTGTACCACCGCACCCAGCAGCAGCTGCTCCGCTCCCAGCAGCACTCGCTGGTCCAGCAACACTCGCTGGAACGCTCCGAAAGCGGTGCCTCCTTCCAGAGTCTCAACACGGCCACGGCCACCAAGAAGCGCCTCATCAGCAGCACCCGGTCCGACCCCGGCTCGCCAAACGTCATCGTCAGCACTTCCGCCATCAGCCCCTCCGAATCCAACTGCTCGACCCCCCAACGGTACGAACCTCCGCCGACGCGCGGAACCTTCGAAATGTGGGGCATTGCCGAGGTTTCCAGCATCAACGAGGACAGCGGCCACCGGAAGTCGCTCGAAGACCTGGCCCCGGAGCGGGCCTCCCTCGAGGTCGACTTTGACGATCTGGGCGCGGAACTGCAGGAAATCCTCGACAACGCCAAACATCACCCGCCGGAAGAAGACCGCAACGTGAGCGCCCTCTACAGTATTGTCACCGCCAAGCGGCGAAGCCACAGCACCTGCTGCATCATGGCCGAACCGGAAGTGCCCTCCTCCCTCCCCGACTCGGTCTACCTGATAGAGAACGACTCGCCGACCCGAATACTCGCCAAAACGACCTGCAACGGAGCCGACTccgtcaacaacaacaacttcaaGGTCAATTCTAGTCCCGTCGGGAACCGCCCAATCAGCAAGTCATTCTCACTGTTTGCCAACGTGGCCgccacgacggcgacgacggccAAGCCGACCTCACATTCCAGCCTTTTCAAGCTGTTTGCCAGCGGGCCAGCGGGCAAACACCAGCGGATTCTGCAGCGCAGCTTCAAGTTCAACCGGCGGTCACTGTCGAATGACAAGTGA
- the LOC120416247 gene encoding uncharacterized protein LOC120416247: MLILSLFVGVVLLASPTLAKKPHPHPIPPQGNCNQIEQFAGQFEKFFKQVPLYVYPAFTICSNDTITQHYTEAMTIWENATTDHICQVMNFERRSKSNPAVMMHDQLVSFWTTANCQDCLDRRNQTVEFFTEFAGLDGCIKQASDQALSPCGPCADTYQKVQGMYEALAKGHKDTLCFDVEDRMNQTRHRWSAEFNCCKNKQHSKTSFIGAASAFCSVPLVFYAIMFFVTRRKERVEELVAGVTRDAEPQAGSSREGMNGMVVGGGAEEDDSDDEPIGRKEIDGEEEFQAERKLNNLDVIRENDEPKEGQLLDIVSNMSGSTVDVNLDHSGMKGVSDDEDDVSILGAMKANVVAERNLLD; this comes from the exons atGTTGATTCTAAGTCTTTTCGTTGGTGTCGTTTTGTTGGCAAGTCCAACCTTGGCCAAGAAGCCTCACCCGCATCCGAT TCCCCCGCAGGGCAACTGCAACCAGATCGAACAATTTGCCGGCCAGTTTGAGAAGTTCTTCAAACAGGTTCCGCTGTACGTGTATCCGGCGTTCACGATCTGCTCGAACGATACCATCACGCAGCACTACACGGAAGCGATGACTATTTGGGAGAACGCCACGACGGACCACATCTGCCAGGTGATGAACTTTGAGCGCCGCAGCAAGTCCAACCCGGCCGTGATGATGCACGACCAGCTGGTGTCGTTCTGGACCACGGCCAACTGCCAGGACTGCCTGGACCGGCGCAACCAGACGGTGGAGTTTTTCACGGAGTTTGCCGGGTTGGACGGGTGTATCAAGCAGGCGTCGGATCAGGCGCTGTCTCCGTGCGGACCGTGTGCGGACACTTACCAGAAGGTCCAGGGCATGTACGAGGCGTTGGCGAAGGGGCACAAGGACACGCTGTGCTTCGATGTTGAGGACCGGATGAACCAGACGCGGCACCGGTGGAGCGCGGAGTTCAACTGCTGCAAGAACAAGCAGCACTCGAAGACGAGCTTCATCGGGGCGGCGTCGGCGTTCTGCAGCGTGCCGTTGGTGTTTTACGCGATCATGTTCTTTGTGACGCGGAGGAAGGAGCGAGTTGAGGAGCTGGTGGCGGGGGTGACGAGGGATGCGGAACCGCAGGCGGGATCGAGTCGGGAGGGGATGAACGGGATGGTGGTGGGAGGAGGCGCGGAGGAAGATGACAGCGATGACGAACCGATTGGGAGGAAGGAGATTGATGGGGAGGAGGAGTTTCAGGCGGAGCGGAAGCTGAACAATCTGGACGTGATCAGGGAGAACGATGAGCCTAAGGAGGGCCAGCTGTTGGACATTGTGAGCAATATGTCCGGGTCGACGGTGGATGTGAACCTGGATCATAGCGGGATGAAAGGAGTGAGCGATGATGAGGACGACGTGAGCATTTTGGGCGCGATGAAGGCCAACGTAGTCGCGGAGAGGAATCTGCTGGACTGA